TTTACTCTGTATtgaaatatcaaaattttaggtaaatcaatcaactgatttgtatttttttataaaagtcgATTTTAGATAAAATCGGTTGATAGACTAAATGACCTCGAACTAACATGAAAGTAGTTCATATGTGTTTAACTATCTCTCCTGATTATAATCATACCCTCCAATgtcaatttaacttaatatattaagagcagtaattttttaaacattcaatgaatgtatttaaaaaatttaattcatgtttaaaaaaaacattgctctgaatatattaggtcaaatttatatttaAGGGCATGGTATTAATCATGAAACGTAAATGAAcatataagaactagtttcatgttgTTCATCAGCCGATTTTACCCAAAACTTACTGATGGACTAAATAATCTCGAATTAACATGAAAGTAGTTCATATATATTcatctacctctcctgattatattcatgtcctcaaaTGTCAATTTTACCCTAATAATTTttgaatatgaaaatatttaaaaatttaatttatattcaaaaaatcatcGCTCTcgatatattaagtcaaattagtATTtcagggcatggatataatcaagagaattaaaCTAACACATATGAACTAgcttcatgtcaatccgaggtcatttagTCCATCAGTTGATTTTGCCTAAAATCGGTTGATAGACCAAATgacctcagattgacatgaaactagttcctatgtattcAGCTACAtcttttgattatattcatgtcctcaaatgtcaatttgactcaatatattgagtacAGTGATTTTTTTGAACACtaatatgtttaaaaaattaaattcgtatttaaaaaattattgcttctcaatatattaggtcaaaatggtatttgaggacatgaatataatcaagagaagtaGACAAATACATAAGAACTAATTTCATGTTAATCCGATGTCATTTGATCTATCAGTTGATTTTGCTCAAAATCGTTGATAGACCAAATGATCTTacattgacataaaactagttttTATATGATCgtacctctcttgattatatccacgccctcaaatattaatttgacttaatatattgagagtaataattttttgaataaaaatatatttgaaaaattcaaCTCGGGTACAAataatcattactctcaatatattatatCTAATTGATATTTACGAGAATGGATATAATAAAAAGAACTAGCCAAATACAAAGgatctagtttcatatcaattcgAGGTCGTTTAGTCCATTAGCCGATTTTGGATAAAATTAGCTAATGGATCAAATGACCTCAgattaatatgaaactagttcttatatgttcgtctacctatcctaattataatcatgctctcaaatatcaatttgatccaatatattgTTAGGATCTAGAGCGCTAAACACATAGAAAGTGCAGCGAAAAAACTAATTAGAttcttccagaagatccatgcaaagaagaaaatcatatactaaatcCCCGAATCCATCCCTATCCCAGAATAAATTAGGGGTCCCCGTCCCCATTTCAGATTTTTCCCACGGGGCCCCGAACCTGTAggaaaaattgtcatccctacggctacctctcttgattatatctatgtcCTCAAACTCAATTTGACTCAAGATATTGAGAGCAGCgattttttgaatacgaatatatttgaaaattttaaaaaatcattgatcTCAATATATGTTAGTgttagctctaagagtcaattataagatgattaagtttattgggttaatgagcCCAATCTGAGTGAGACTCATTGGGTTGGAtgaagtctaatccgaattatacttattgagttagactcaattgaatccacTCATTAAAGAAGAGAAATGATGATTAATTTGGATTAATTGTGCATCGAAAGAGAAGGCCAAAAGGCAAAAGACCTTTTGTATTCCTTCCATTAAAGAGTTTAATGGATCATTAATCGAAGAAAGACCAAAAGCTAAAAGACCTTTGACATTCCTTAGATGAGTATAACAGGTTATTGAATTCATTTTCGTGGATGATtctttgctttcttcttcctcttcttcttcttggtcgaAACCTCCTTGAAggattgctagcacaacctttggtggTTTTTCTTCTCCAAATTGTGAATTCGTGTGACGGACGAAACGTGTTCGTATAGATACCGTAAAGGTGCGGTCActtgatcatgctgagatccATCGAGGATAAAGTTGCTATCGGGAGTTCATCtttacgcaacaaaggtataactccttttAACAAACTTATgtggcgtttggtttagaggtttggcaatgagggaatggattcattctcaaactttatgtttggttgatgggaatggaatcaagattttagaatgaaacccaaaaacttggatatggatgaaactcacctcctcccttgggttttgatggaatgagaataagaattaagttgggacgaaaatacccttaatatatttgttcaagttttctttcatttcactctctctccttattctctctcatcatactttctctctcctcattctatcatcacactttctctctcaacatattttctctctcctcattctcactCGTCgcacattctctatcattttctctctgtattctctctcatcatacactatctctctcattattttctctcttcattaactcctcattttttcatcatactttctctctcatcatactttctctctcctcaatatctcttaccatactctcactccatattttctctcatcacactttctctctcttcattctcttccatcacacactctcctcattttctctcatcacactttccctctcttcattttttcccatcacactttctctctcatcatattttcttatcatactttctctcctcaatctctcattttctctcatcacactttctctctttttatttttcccatcactctttctctctcatcacactttctctcatcatactttttctcttttcaatctctcctatcacgctcgctctccttattttctctcatcacactttctctctctttatttttcccatcacactttctctctcatcatatgtttctctcacattcaactttctcttccatctaattttttctcttattttcctctaagagtaaaaaagaaaatttaggttcattccgattgaaaatatttaactgaccaaatattatttttaagaatgatactcaagttcatactcattctcattccataatattatgatactcattccTATTTCGATTCCTAGAAGAGAACCAAATACCGCCTTAATCATcttatgattggctcttagggctaatactaacatataTTGAaatcaatgattttttgaacatgaattaaatttttcaaacatattcgtgttcaaaaaatcactgctctcaatatattgagtcaaattgagtttgaagacatagatataatcaagagaggtagCCGTAGGGAAGACAATTTTCCCTACGGGTTCGGGGTCCCGTGGGGAAAATCCGAAATGGGGACGGGGATCCCCAATTTATTCTAGGATGAGGACAGGTTCGGAGATTTTTTTCAGGGATGGGACATGTATGAGGATATTGTCCCCATGCCCGAACTCGCCccgaaaatattattattattattattattattattattattattattattattattattattattattattattattattattattactgataataataataataataatactaaaataataatgatattaaattaatttatggaCGAAAGCGGGGATGGGGTcggggatggggatttgatccccAATGGTTCGAGTTTGGGGATTCCCTGAATCCGAAAAAGTAGGGATGCGGGCGGGGATGAAATTCGGGGGTAGGGATGGGGATGGCAAACCTGTCTCCGTCCCGCCCTATTGTCATCTCTAGATAgtcgaacacataggaactaacTTCATATCAATCCGGGATCATTTGATCTATCAATCGATTTTACCTAAAATcaactttgattaaaaaaatcattcaattgattaaaaaattcagttggatgatttatttaaaattttgatatttcaACACAGAGTAAAATTGATTTGActaataaaaaaatcaataagGATAAAACGAGAAATAAGTATATGATTtgacaattttaaaattatcctacatgatttaataattttaaaaatttacttacatagaaaatttaaaaaaaaaactacctaTGAAATAAGTCTTTGtcattattttttcatatttattttattttcccctgaaaaaaattaaaaaaacaaaaaagtaaCCTTTCAAACCCTTTCCTCTAATCTATTAAAGGGGAAGACTGTCCATTCTACTACAAATTAAAATAACAATTATATAAAGAAACACACTACAATGACAAAATTAGTTATATTCATATTGATGCAATGTAATTGCTAAGTAATCGTTCACGTTGACTATTTATTTGGTCATGTTCCTAAATGTAATCTTCCTCGCACATTGATGCAATGCATTGTCACAACGATAAAAGCAAtcgaaaacaaataagaaaagtagGTAGCGTGTGTACACATGTAGGACTTATCCTTTGTGGAGTAGGTGAATCTAAACAAACCAAACGTAATCCTTGTCGTCGCCCTATGTCAACTTATTTTGCAGGGAAGCTTTGACCCGTCTACAATTGTTGATTGACAACTTTCAGAGATATgactttttctatttatttggttttgtcaaataaaatatatgaatttttcttcacttttattaatgaatattttAAAGGTCGACTTATGAATAAACTGCACTTTGAATTTACCAAAAAGACGAATAAAAAACAAATCGCTATCCTACTTCTAAAATTATTTATCATACATGTCAGTACTCTAGATTGTTATGGTTGAATGCATGTATCTTTTGACCGAACCCCACAATTAAAAAGATGGTTCATGAGAGCACTACCTACTCACTTTGACTAGGCTACAAGTTATATTCCAAAACATGGTTGATCAAGCTTATAAAGCCTACTCCGCTCTCTCATGATAGGGCAACCTTGTGCATTATTAGCTAGCTAGCCTTCTCAATTTTCTCATCTCCCATCTCTTCCAATCCTCTTCAAGATCAAGATGACGGACGGGAAATGGAGTAGCAGCTATAAGGCGTTGAGCTTGCTTCTCCTAGTCATCAGCTGTGCCTTGTGTGCCTCCGGGACGACCCACATCGTCGGCGATTCCAGTGGTTGGGAACTGGGTGTCAATTACGATGCATGGACTGCCAACCAAACCTTCGTTCCCGGCGATGTCCTCGGTTAGTAAATGATCCCCCGCTTTGCAAAACCAAGTCGGACTGAAATTCTGCtgattatttaaaattgaaataaaaaattgaattcgTCCTTTTTTTCAAGAAATTAAGGTAGTTAAAATGAAGTGTTATTGTCCAGAGTTCAGGTACAATCGCTTGCAGCACGACGTGGTGGAGGTGAACTCCGACGGCTACAGCTCTTGCTCCAGCAGCAGCCCCATCAGGCAGGAAACCGACGGAAATACGACCTTCACACTTTCCGCGGCCGGCACGCGATACTTCATCTGCGGAATCTCCAACCACTGCAGCAACGGCATGCGTCTCCAGGTCGACGTCACTGCTTCTTCCACCGCCTCGCCACCGTCGCCGGCGTCCACCGCCTCGCCACCGCCGCCGGTGTCGCCCACAAACAACGAGAACAAAGCCGGAATTCTTTCGCCAGTGCACGCCGCCGCCGTGGTATGCGCGGGGTTGCTGGTGGTTGGGCTAGGCATGTTCTAGGCTTGGCCAGGGGAGAGACAGTGCTGGATTATTGGAATACATAATTATTTCGCTTTTATTTGTACTTGGTATTATTCTGGATGTTAAAGATTTATTTAGACTGTGTTCTTTGTTTGGTTACTGGAGATTTGTTTTTTTCTGTTTTAAATTTgaccttaaaaaaaataaaaatgaagatCTTGCATCAACTTTTCATAAGCTATGTAAAAAGGTAAAATCGCCGACTCCACATCCATCCCATACCATTGAAATGGATCTGGGAGTATATCAACTTTTCATAAGGTTTTAGTCATATTGGGTTACAAATTCTCAACAAAAAAAAATGCTTCCAAAATGTACAATTTAACTAACTTCTTTTAACAAATAATGTGCCCAAAGATCCATCTTCATAatctataataacaaaaaaaatcaattacaatCAGTAATTACTAATTAGAATGAGAAAATAAAGATTCTTATATTACTTGAAAAAACTTATGATTGAGAAACATGTGTTAGAAGATGAGGAGcaaaaactaaaaaattataACATTCAAAGTAGGAGGAAACTACTTCTTCATATTTTCTTCATGTCTAAATTGTAAAATCTGTAGGGTATTTATAGGATATACCCAAGATGTATCTacataaatacatgaaccaatattaaatgacatacatgcatcatccaaagagtcattcatgaatcctccaaaaGACCTCTAATATTCATGCACACAATATTAAATACTTAATTAATCTAGTTTATATTTTCAACATCCCCTCTTAAACTAGATTTATTACTCCAAGTAAAAAACGTAGCTTCTTGAAATCATCAAATTTCAACGGTTTCGTGAAGATATCGGCAACTTGATCTTGTGACTTCACGTATTCAAGCTTCACTTCTTCCTTCGATATACAATCTCGAATAAAATGATACCTTGTATCAATATGCTTGCTTCTTTCATGAAACACCGGATTCTTGGCCAATGCAATTGCAGATTTATTATCAACATAAATCTCCGTTGGATCTTCTTATGACAGATTCAATTCTTTCAACAAACTCCTTAGCCAAATAGCATGACAAACACAAGAAGCAGCAGCTACATACTCCGCCTCACAAGTAGAAAGAGTCACAATAGGTTGCTTCTTAGAATTCCAAGTAAAAGCTGAATTTCCCATAAAGAAAACAAACCCAGTAGTACTTTTTCGACTATCAATATCACCAGCCCAATCACTATCACAATAGCCAACAAGCATAAAGTTGTCCGAGAAAGCATACAAGATACCATAATTAATTGTACATTTGATGTAACGAAGAATTCTTTTGGCAATTTTCAAATGTGAAGTAGTAGGAGCTTCCATGTAACGACTCACAAGTCCAACGCCAAAAAGAATATCCGGCCTAGTACAGGTTAAATACCTCAAGCTTCCAACAAGACTCTTGAATAAAGTTGGATCAACTTTTTCACCATCTTGATTCTTGTGTGGCTTGATTCCACACTCCACGGGTGTCCCGACCGGCTTACAATTATTCATATCAAATTTCTTGAGAATTTCTTTAGCATATCTTTCTTGAGAAATAAATATGTCATCATCTCGTTGCTTCACTTCAATCCCAAGATAGTAGGACATTATGCCAATATCCGTCATCTCAAACTCCTTTGTCATAGCTCTCTTGAAATCTTCAAACATCTTTGGATTGTTCCCTGTAAAAATTAAGTCATCCACATACAAGCAAACAAGTAACATATCACCATTTTTATCATTCCTTGCATAGAGAGCATGTTCATGTGGacacttgataaaaccatttgcttgaaaatatttatcaattctGCTATTCCAAGCACGAGGGGCTTGCTTCAAGCCATAGAGAGCCTTCTTCAATTTTAGCACTTTATTTTCTTCGTTAGGTACTACATAACCCAAAGGTTGATCAATATAGACTTCTTTCTCCAAGTCTCCATTCAAAAATGCGGATTTTGCATCCATTTGATGGATTCTCCAACAGTTTTGAGCTGCAATAGAAATGATCAACCGAATTGTTTCAAGACGAGCAACAAGTGCAAAtacctcatcatagtcaattccgaccttttgcttgtaccccttggcaacCAATCTTGCTTTGTATTTTTCAACCTCGCCTTGCGCATTTCTCTTTATTTTGTACACCCACTTCACACCAATTGTGTTTTTTCCATTCGGTAATGATACTAGCTCCCATGTATCATTCTTTGTAATTGCCTTGATTTCTTCATTCATGGCATTTCTCCATTTCTCTTCAGTGGCATTATAAATGTCACTCAAACTTCTGAATCTTTGAGGCCCTTCACTTGAGCTTGCTTCATTTGTTTGTGAATCTTGTGGCGGTGGTGTTGGTGATGGAGTATTAGGTGGTGCCATGCCTTCTTCTCCCTCATCATCGTCAAGGAAAGAACTATATCCCCTCTCGTTCTTTGTAGTACTCCATTCCCAAACacttgcttcatcgaactccacatCTCTGCTTATGACAATCTTCCCATTGCTTGGATTATACAACTTGTACCCTTTAGAGCTTTGATCATAGCCGATGAAGAGATACTTTGCACTTTTATCATCAAGCTTTGTTCTTTTCTCATCATGAACATGTGTGTAGGCAATGCTTCCAAAAACCCTCAAGTGTGAAACACTTGGCTTGTATCCACTCCAAGCTTCTTGAGGTGTCATACCATGAACACTTTTGGTGTGACACCGATTCATCAAGTATACTGCACAAGAGACAGCTTCGGCCCAATATTTATTTGGCATATTCTTACTCTTTAACATACTCCTTACCATGTTGAGAATAGTTCGGTTCTTCCTCTCTGCtactccattttgttgtggtgagTATGGAGTCGTCATGGTTCGATG
The genomic region above belongs to Zingiber officinale cultivar Zhangliang chromosome 11A, Zo_v1.1, whole genome shotgun sequence and contains:
- the LOC122032029 gene encoding stellacyanin-like, with translation MTDGKWSSSYKALSLLLLVISCALCASGTTHIVGDSSGWELGVNYDAWTANQTFVPGDVLEFRYNRLQHDVVEVNSDGYSSCSSSSPIRQETDGNTTFTLSAAGTRYFICGISNHCSNGMRLQVDVTASSTASPPSPASTASPPPPVSPTNNENKAGILSPVHAAAVVCAGLLVVGLGMF